The Fragaria vesca subsp. vesca linkage group LG2, FraVesHawaii_1.0, whole genome shotgun sequence genome includes a window with the following:
- the LOC101291311 gene encoding putative aryl-alcohol dehydrogenase C977.14c-like has translation MATLHLHNLLPNPTSFKSPFPTRRDSRKSNSVRCGEATQVSTSSSETNRVTVRNGNDSLDICRVLNGMWQTSGAWGRIDRDDAVEAMLRYADAGLSTFDMADHYGPAEDLYGIFINRVRQERPPELLEKVRGLTKWVPPPVKMTRSFVRDSINVSRKRMDVASLDMLQFHWWDYANSGYLDALKHLTDLKEEGKIKTVALTNFDTERLQIILENEIPVVSNQVQHSIVDMRPQQQMADLCKLTGVKLITYGTVMGGLLSEKFLDTNLSIPFAGPPLNTPSLQKYKQIVDAWGGWSLFQTLLQTLKRIASKHGVTIPNVAVKYILDQRGVAGSMIGVRLGLSEHIQDSNAVFSLALDEDDISSIEEVTKKGKNLLRVIGDCGDEYRR, from the exons ATGGCAACTCTGCATTTACACAACCTCCTCCCCAATCCGACGTCGTTCAAATCACCATTCCCAACTCGACGCGACTCACGCAAGTCCAACTCGGTCAGGTGCGGCGAGGCAACTCAGGTGAGTACCAGCAGCAGCGAGACCAACCGAGTCACTGTGAGGAACGGTAACGATTCGTTGGATATATGCCGAGTCCTCAACGGAATGTGGCAGACCAGCGGCGCCTGGGGCCGTATCGACCGAGACGACGCCGTCGAGGCCATGCTCCGCTACGCCGACGCCGGCCTCTCCACCTTCGACATGGCCGACCACT ATGGACCAGCTGAGGATCTCTATGGCATCTTTATCAATCGTGTTCGTCAGGAGCGACCACCAGAATTATTGGAGAAGGTTAGAGG TCTCACAAAATGGGTGCCACCACCAGTCAAGATGACACGCAGTTTTGTGAGGGACAGTATAAATGTTTCAAGAAAGAGAATGGATGTGGCTTCCTTGGACATGCTTCAGTTTCATTG GTGGGACTATGCAAATTCGGGTTACCTTGATGCACTTAAACACCTTACAGATTTGAAAGAAGAAG GTAAAATAAAGACTGTAGCCTTGACAAATTTTGATACTGAGAGACTACAGATAATCCTAGAAAATGAGATTCCTGTCGTAAGCAACCAG GTCCAACATTCAATTGTTGACATGCGTCCTCAACAGCAAATGGCAGACCTTTGTAAGCTTACAGGAGTCAAACTTATAAC GTATGGGACAGTTATGGGTGGTCTGTTATCTGAAAAGTTCCTTGACACGAACTTGTCCATTCCGTTTGCTGGGCCTCCGTTAAACACTCCCTCCCTCCAAAAGTACAAACAG ATAGTTGATGCCTGGGGAGGATGGAGTCTTTTTCAAACTCTTCTTCAGACACTTAAAAGAATTGCTTCTAAACATGGTGTAACAATCCCCAATGTTGCTGTGAAATACATCCTAGATCAG CGAGGTGTGGCAGGATCGATGATAGGTGTAAGACTTGGGTTGTCAGAACATATCCAAGACTCTAATGCTGTGTTTTCTCTTGCTCTTGATGAGGATGATATAAGCAGCATTGAAGAAGTCACAAAGAAAGGGAAGAATCTCCTTCGAGTTATTGGTGACTGCGGAGATGAATATAGGCGCTGA